One region of Pseudomonas alvandae genomic DNA includes:
- a CDS encoding carboxyl transferase domain-containing protein, producing MATLHTQLNARSPEFIANRDAMLGQVEALRTLLAHVQQGGGPKAQERHTSRGKLLPRERINRLLDPGSPFLEISPLAAYEVYGEDVPAAGVIAGIGRVEGIECMIVANDATVKGGSYYPLTVKKHLRAQAIAQQNRLPCIYLVDSGGANLPRQDEVFPDREHFGRIFFNQANMSAQGIPQIAVVMGSCTAGGAYVPAMADEAIMVRQQATIFLAGPPLVKAATGEVVSAEDLGGADVHCKISGVADHYADSDEHALALTRRSVANLNWRKLGELQQRAPIAPLYSGDELYGVVSADAKQPFDVREVIARLVDGSVFDEFKALFGTTLVCGFAHLHGYPIAILANNGILFAEAAQKGAHFIELACQRGIPLLFLQNITGFMVGQKYEAGGIAKHGAKLVTAVACARVPKFTVIIGGSFGAGNYGMCGRAYDPRFLWMWPNARIGVMGAEQAAGVLVQVKREQAERGGQPFSASQEAEIKQPILDQYEEQGHPYYSSARLWDDGVIDPAQTRDVLGLALSASLNAPIESSRFGVFRM from the coding sequence ATGGCCACGCTGCATACTCAGCTCAACGCTCGCTCACCGGAGTTCATCGCCAACCGCGATGCGATGCTCGGACAAGTCGAGGCCTTGCGCACCTTGCTCGCTCATGTCCAGCAAGGCGGCGGACCCAAGGCCCAGGAGCGGCATACATCGCGAGGCAAACTGCTGCCGCGCGAGCGCATCAATCGTTTGCTGGACCCAGGCTCGCCGTTCTTGGAAATCAGTCCGCTGGCGGCTTACGAAGTCTATGGAGAAGACGTCCCGGCAGCCGGTGTGATCGCCGGCATCGGTCGCGTGGAAGGTATCGAGTGCATGATCGTCGCCAACGACGCGACGGTCAAAGGCGGCTCGTATTATCCGCTGACCGTGAAAAAACACCTGCGCGCCCAGGCCATCGCCCAACAGAACCGCCTTCCTTGTATCTACCTGGTGGATTCCGGTGGCGCCAACCTGCCACGCCAGGACGAAGTGTTTCCCGACCGTGAGCACTTTGGCCGGATCTTTTTCAACCAGGCCAACATGAGTGCCCAGGGTATTCCGCAGATTGCCGTAGTCATGGGCTCCTGCACCGCCGGTGGCGCGTATGTGCCGGCGATGGCGGACGAGGCAATCATGGTTCGCCAGCAGGCGACGATCTTCCTCGCCGGCCCGCCGTTGGTAAAAGCCGCCACCGGCGAAGTGGTCAGCGCCGAGGACTTGGGCGGCGCCGATGTGCACTGCAAGATCTCCGGCGTGGCTGACCATTACGCCGACAGCGATGAACACGCCCTGGCATTGACCCGCCGCAGCGTCGCCAACCTCAACTGGCGCAAACTCGGCGAGCTGCAGCAGCGTGCACCCATCGCCCCGCTGTACTCGGGCGACGAACTGTACGGTGTGGTTTCGGCCGACGCCAAACAGCCGTTCGACGTGCGGGAAGTCATCGCACGCCTCGTCGACGGCTCGGTATTCGATGAATTCAAGGCGCTCTTCGGAACGACGCTGGTGTGCGGCTTCGCCCATCTGCACGGTTACCCGATCGCCATCCTCGCCAACAACGGCATCCTGTTCGCCGAGGCCGCGCAGAAAGGCGCGCACTTTATCGAACTGGCGTGCCAGCGTGGGATTCCCCTGCTGTTCCTGCAAAACATCACCGGTTTCATGGTCGGCCAGAAATACGAAGCCGGCGGCATCGCCAAGCATGGTGCGAAACTGGTCACTGCCGTGGCTTGCGCACGAGTACCGAAGTTCACCGTAATCATCGGAGGCAGTTTCGGCGCGGGCAATTACGGCATGTGCGGTCGCGCCTACGATCCACGGTTCCTGTGGATGTGGCCGAATGCCCGGATCGGCGTGATGGGCGCCGAACAAGCCGCCGGCGTGTTGGTGCAGGTCAAGCGCGAACAGGCCGAACGCGGCGGACAGCCGTTCAGCGCCAGCCAGGAAGCCGAGATCAAGCAACCGATTCTCGACCAGTACGAAGAACAGGGGCACCCCTATTATTCCAGCGCGCGGCTGTGGGACGACGGCGTCATCGACCCGGCGCAGACCCGCGACGTATTGGGCCTGGCCTTGTCCGCGTCGCTGAACGCGCCCATCGAATCGAGCCGCTTCGGCGTGTTCAGGATGTAA
- a CDS encoding isovaleryl-CoA dehydrogenase: MSYPSLNFALGETIDMLRDQVQSFVKAELAPRAAQIDIDNLFPADMWRKFGDMGLLGITVPEEYGGAGLGYLAHVVTMEEISRGSASVALSYGAHSNLCVNQINRNGTHEQKSKYLPKLISGEHIGALAMSEPNAGSDVVSMKLRADKRGDHYVLNGSKTWITNGPDANTYVIYAKTDLEKGAHGITAFIVERDWKGFSRSNKFDKLGMRGSNTCELFFDDVEVPEENILGVLNGGVKVLMSGLDYERVVLSGGPTGIMQACMDLIVPYIHDRKQFGQSIGEFQLIQGKVADMYTQLNASRAYLYAVAQACERGETTRKDAAGVILYSAERATQMALDAIQILGGNGYINEFPAGRLLRDAKLYEIGAGTSEIRRMLIGRELFNETR; encoded by the coding sequence ATGAGCTACCCATCCCTGAATTTTGCCCTCGGCGAAACCATCGACATGTTGCGCGACCAGGTGCAGTCCTTCGTCAAGGCAGAGCTGGCGCCTCGGGCCGCACAGATCGACATCGACAATCTGTTCCCCGCCGACATGTGGCGCAAGTTCGGTGACATGGGCCTGCTGGGCATCACCGTCCCCGAAGAATATGGCGGCGCCGGCCTGGGCTATCTGGCCCATGTCGTCACCATGGAAGAAATCAGCCGCGGCTCGGCCTCGGTCGCCCTCTCCTACGGCGCCCACTCCAACCTGTGCGTCAACCAGATCAACCGCAACGGCACCCATGAGCAGAAGAGCAAGTACCTGCCCAAGCTGATCAGCGGCGAGCATATCGGCGCCCTCGCCATGAGCGAACCGAACGCCGGCTCCGATGTGGTTTCGATGAAGCTTCGGGCCGACAAGCGTGGCGACCACTACGTGCTCAACGGCAGCAAGACCTGGATTACCAACGGTCCTGACGCGAACACCTACGTGATCTACGCCAAGACCGACCTGGAAAAAGGCGCCCACGGCATCACTGCGTTCATCGTCGAGCGCGATTGGAAAGGTTTCAGCCGCAGCAACAAATTCGACAAGCTCGGCATGCGCGGCTCGAACACGTGCGAGTTGTTTTTCGATGACGTCGAAGTGCCTGAGGAAAATATCCTCGGCGTGCTCAACGGCGGCGTGAAAGTGTTGATGAGCGGCCTCGACTATGAGCGCGTGGTCTTGTCCGGCGGACCGACCGGCATCATGCAGGCGTGCATGGACCTGATCGTCCCGTACATCCACGACCGCAAGCAGTTCGGCCAGAGCATCGGCGAATTCCAGCTGATCCAGGGCAAAGTCGCCGACATGTACACCCAGCTCAACGCCAGTCGCGCCTATCTGTACGCAGTGGCGCAGGCGTGCGAGCGCGGCGAAACCACCCGCAAGGACGCCGCCGGGGTGATCCTCTACAGCGCCGAGCGCGCCACGCAAATGGCCCTTGATGCCATCCAGATCCTGGGCGGCAACGGCTACATCAACGAATTCCCGGCTGGCCGTCTCCTGCGTGACGCCAAGCTGTACGAAATCGGTGCCGGCACCAGTGAGATCCGTCGCATGTTGATTGGCCGCGAACTGTTCAACGAAACCCGCTAA
- a CDS encoding AMP-binding protein: protein MDQPGSHPQLSYTCGSQAKALLAQTIGQAFDQTVAEFPDGEALVVRHQSLRYSWRELAEAVDLHARAFLALGLQVGDRLGIWAPNCAEWCISQFASAKIGVILVNINPAYRASELEYVLKQSGCQWLVCAGSFKTSDYHAMLQALVPELAEQSIGQLRSERLPDLRGVISLDSQPPSGFLPWSQMAALGAAVSPGQLTERQGSLHFDQPVNIQYTSGTTGFPKGATLSHYNILNNGYMVGESLGLSVDDRLVIPVPLYHCFGMVMGNLGCVTHASTMIYPNDAFDSLLTLRTVAEEKATALYGVPTMFIAMLDQPQRGDFDLSSLRTGIMAGATCPIEVMRRVISEMHMAEVQIAYGMTETSPVSLQTGPTDELELRVTTVGRTQPQLESKIIDAAGDIVPRGTIGELCTRGYSVMLGYWNNPKGTADAIDPQGWMHTGDLATMDEQGYARIVGRNKDMIIRGGENVYPRELEEFFFTHPAVADVQVIGIPCPRYGEEIVAWVKFHPGHSATEQELQAWCKERIAHFKTPRHFKFVEDFPMTVTGKIQKFRMREISMEELRGNEG, encoded by the coding sequence ATGGATCAACCCGGTTCTCACCCGCAACTCAGCTACACCTGCGGCTCCCAGGCCAAGGCCTTGCTCGCGCAGACGATCGGCCAGGCGTTTGACCAGACTGTCGCCGAATTCCCTGACGGCGAGGCGTTGGTGGTTCGCCACCAGTCGCTGCGCTACAGCTGGCGAGAACTGGCCGAAGCGGTCGATCTGCACGCTCGGGCGTTCCTGGCGCTGGGCTTGCAGGTTGGCGATCGCTTGGGCATCTGGGCGCCGAATTGCGCCGAGTGGTGCATCAGTCAGTTTGCCAGTGCGAAGATCGGCGTGATCCTGGTCAATATCAATCCGGCGTATCGCGCCTCTGAATTGGAGTACGTGCTCAAGCAATCCGGTTGCCAGTGGCTGGTGTGCGCGGGGTCGTTCAAGACCTCGGATTACCACGCCATGTTGCAAGCGTTGGTACCAGAGCTGGCAGAGCAATCGATCGGACAATTGCGAAGCGAGCGCCTGCCGGACCTGCGCGGGGTGATCAGCCTCGATTCGCAGCCGCCTTCGGGATTTTTACCTTGGTCGCAGATGGCTGCCCTCGGTGCAGCGGTGTCGCCAGGGCAACTGACTGAACGCCAGGGGAGCCTGCATTTCGATCAGCCGGTAAATATCCAGTACACCTCAGGCACCACCGGATTTCCCAAGGGTGCGACCCTCAGCCATTACAACATCCTCAACAACGGCTACATGGTCGGCGAAAGCCTGGGCCTGAGCGTTGATGATCGGCTGGTGATCCCGGTGCCGTTGTATCACTGCTTCGGTATGGTCATGGGCAACTTGGGGTGCGTGACGCACGCCAGCACCATGATCTACCCCAACGATGCCTTCGACTCCTTGCTGACCCTGCGCACCGTGGCCGAGGAAAAAGCCACGGCGTTGTATGGCGTCCCCACCATGTTCATCGCCATGCTCGACCAGCCACAGCGAGGGGATTTCGACCTGTCCAGCCTGCGCACCGGAATCATGGCCGGAGCCACTTGCCCCATCGAGGTGATGCGCCGAGTCATCAGCGAGATGCACATGGCTGAAGTGCAGATTGCCTACGGCATGACCGAAACCAGCCCGGTGTCGTTGCAGACCGGTCCCACGGATGAGCTGGAATTGCGCGTGACCACCGTCGGGCGGACCCAGCCGCAACTCGAAAGCAAGATCATCGACGCGGCGGGCGATATCGTCCCGCGCGGGACCATCGGCGAACTGTGCACGCGCGGCTATAGCGTGATGCTCGGCTATTGGAACAACCCCAAGGGCACCGCCGATGCCATCGATCCGCAAGGCTGGATGCACACCGGCGACCTCGCGACCATGGACGAGCAGGGCTACGCGCGCATCGTCGGACGTAACAAGGACATGATCATCCGCGGCGGAGAGAATGTTTATCCCCGGGAGCTGGAAGAGTTCTTCTTCACCCACCCCGCGGTGGCCGATGTGCAAGTGATCGGTATTCCGTGCCCGCGTTATGGCGAGGAGATCGTCGCCTGGGTCAAATTCCATCCCGGCCACAGCGCCACCGAGCAGGAACTGCAGGCCTGGTGCAAGGAGCGCATCGCCCACTTCAAGACGCCGCGTCATTTCAAGTTCGTCGAAGATTTTCCGATGACGGTCACCGGCAAGATCCAGAAATTTCGCATGCGTGAAATCAGCATGGAAGAACTGCGCGGTAACGAAGGCTGA
- a CDS encoding hydroxymethylglutaryl-CoA lyase → MSLPSFVRLIEVGPRDGLQNESHPISVADKVRLVDALSAAGLGYIEVGSFVSPKWVPQMAGSAEVFAQIQRKPGVTYGALAPNLRGFEDALAAGVKEVAVFAAASEAFSQRNINCTIKESLERFAPIMEAATRNGVSVRGYVSCVLGCPYEGDVKPEQVAWVARELYAMGCYEVSLGDTIGTGTAGATRRMFEVVSADVPRDKLAGHFHDTYGQALANVYASLLEGIAVFDSSIAGLGGCPYAKGASGNVATEDVLYLLNGLAIETGIDLDALIAAGRQICDVLGRPTGSRVAKARLAQ, encoded by the coding sequence ATGTCCCTCCCCTCCTTTGTACGCCTGATCGAAGTCGGCCCGCGCGATGGCCTGCAGAATGAATCGCACCCCATCAGCGTCGCCGACAAGGTACGCCTGGTAGATGCACTGAGCGCTGCCGGCCTCGGTTACATCGAAGTCGGCAGCTTTGTCTCGCCTAAATGGGTGCCGCAGATGGCCGGCTCGGCCGAAGTCTTCGCGCAAATCCAGCGCAAGCCCGGCGTGACGTATGGCGCCTTGGCGCCGAACCTGAGGGGTTTTGAAGACGCGCTGGCAGCAGGCGTGAAAGAGGTCGCGGTGTTCGCCGCCGCGTCCGAAGCGTTTTCCCAGCGCAACATCAATTGCACCATCAAGGAAAGCCTGGAGCGCTTCGCCCCGATCATGGAGGCGGCGACGCGCAATGGTGTCAGCGTGCGTGGCTACGTATCGTGCGTGCTGGGTTGCCCTTACGAAGGCGACGTCAAGCCTGAGCAAGTGGCCTGGGTCGCCCGGGAGCTGTACGCAATGGGCTGCTATGAAGTGTCCCTGGGCGACACCATCGGCACCGGTACCGCCGGCGCGACGCGCAGGATGTTCGAGGTGGTGAGCGCCGACGTCCCTCGGGACAAACTTGCGGGACATTTCCACGACACCTACGGCCAGGCCCTGGCCAACGTCTACGCCAGCCTTCTGGAGGGCATCGCCGTGTTCGACAGTTCCATCGCAGGCCTGGGTGGCTGTCCTTATGCCAAGGGTGCCAGCGGTAACGTCGCGACTGAAGACGTGCTGTACCTGCTCAATGGCCTCGCCATCGAGACCGGCATCGACCTGGACGCGCTCATCGCCGCGGGCCGGCAGATTTGTGACGTGCTCGGCCGTCCGACCGGTTCGCGCGTTGCGAAGGCGCGGCTGGCGCAGTGA
- a CDS encoding MerR family transcriptional regulator: MSSQTYSISDLARELDITTRAIRFYEEQGLLSPERRGQERVYSPRDKVSLKLILRGKRIGFSLAECRELIELYDPSSGNQKQLHSMLAKIAERREQLEQQLLDIEQMKLELDTAEERCIQALEQTIKGEEIVQ, from the coding sequence ATGAGCAGCCAGACCTACAGCATCTCCGACCTCGCCCGCGAATTGGATATCACCACCCGCGCCATCCGCTTCTACGAAGAACAGGGCCTGTTGAGCCCGGAGCGCCGTGGCCAGGAGCGTGTCTACTCACCGCGGGACAAGGTCAGCCTGAAACTGATCCTGCGTGGCAAGCGCATTGGTTTTTCCCTCGCCGAGTGCCGCGAGCTGATCGAACTGTACGACCCCAGCAGCGGCAACCAGAAACAACTCCACAGCATGCTGGCGAAAATCGCCGAGCGCCGTGAGCAGCTCGAACAGCAGCTATTGGATATCGAACAGATGAAGCTGGAGCTGGACACCGCCGAGGAACGCTGCATCCAGGCGCTGGAACAGACGATCAAGGGCGAGGAAATCGTCCAGTAA
- a CDS encoding LysR family transcriptional regulator, with product MNLSKVDLNLFIVFDAIYTEANLTRAGQIVGITQPAVSNALARLRETFNDPLFVRTAQGMVPTPMAQNIIGPVRNALSLLRVSVQESRIFNPLQAVKTYRISMTDLTEGVILPPLFQRLRRLAPTVAIESFLSKRRETTKELAAGRLDFAVDAPLNTDPQVRHVKLLEDRYVCAMRKGHPLAGKEKLSLDDYLAQTHVHISSRRNGLGYVDLALGKIGIQRKIALRSQHYLMASQVLQQTDMVMTVPERFARRHDLHAVHVPVNDVPPVETHLYWHESTDQDPANRWMREQMIELCQQVTAHEKKLDRV from the coding sequence ATGAATCTGAGCAAGGTCGACCTCAACCTTTTCATTGTCTTCGATGCCATCTACACCGAAGCCAACCTGACCCGCGCCGGGCAGATCGTCGGTATCACTCAGCCGGCCGTGTCCAATGCCCTGGCGCGCTTGCGCGAGACCTTCAACGACCCACTGTTCGTGCGCACCGCCCAAGGGATGGTGCCCACGCCGATGGCCCAGAATATTATCGGGCCGGTACGTAACGCCTTGTCGCTGCTACGGGTGTCGGTGCAGGAAAGCCGGATTTTCAATCCGCTGCAAGCCGTCAAGACCTACCGCATCAGCATGACCGACCTCACCGAAGGCGTGATCCTGCCGCCGCTGTTCCAGCGCTTGCGCCGACTGGCGCCGACCGTGGCCATCGAGAGTTTCCTGTCCAAGCGCCGGGAAACCACCAAGGAACTGGCCGCCGGGCGCCTGGACTTCGCGGTCGATGCGCCGCTCAACACCGATCCGCAGGTGCGCCACGTCAAGTTGTTGGAAGACCGTTACGTGTGTGCCATGCGCAAGGGCCATCCTTTGGCAGGCAAGGAGAAGCTCAGTCTTGACGATTACCTGGCCCAGACCCACGTGCATATTTCCAGTCGCCGCAACGGCCTGGGTTATGTCGACTTGGCCCTCGGCAAAATAGGCATCCAGCGCAAGATTGCCCTGCGCTCGCAACATTATTTGATGGCTTCCCAGGTGCTGCAGCAGACCGACATGGTCATGACGGTTCCTGAACGTTTTGCCCGCCGCCACGATCTGCATGCGGTCCACGTGCCCGTCAACGATGTGCCGCCGGTGGAAACCCATCTCTACTGGCATGAAAGCACCGACCAGGACCCGGCCAACCGCTGGATGCGCGAACAGATGATCGAGCTATGCCAGCAGGTGACGGCCCATGAGAAGAAGCTCGATAGGGTTTAG
- a CDS encoding acyl-CoA dehydrogenase, which yields MDFAYSPKVQELRERVTAFMDAYVYPAEAVFERQVAEGDRWQPTAIMEELKAKAKAEGLWNLFLPESELGAGLTNLEYAPLAEIMGRSLLGPEPFNCSAPDTGNMEVLVRYANEEQKQRWLEPLLRGEIRSAFAMTEPDVASSDATNMAARAERDGDQWVINGKKWWTSGACDPRCKILIFMGLSNPDAPRHAQHSMILVPVDTPGVKIVRPLPVFGYDDAPHGHAEVLFDNVRVPYENVLLGEGRGFEIAQGRLGPGRIHHCMRSIGMAERALELMCQRAVSRTAFGKPLARLGGNIDKIADSRMEIDMARLLTLKAAYMMDTVGNKVAKSEIAQIKVVAPNVALKVIDRAIQIHGGAGVSNDFPLAYMYAMQRTLRLADGPDEVHRAAIGKFEIGKYVPKEMLRSGR from the coding sequence ATGGATTTTGCCTACTCCCCCAAGGTTCAGGAACTGCGCGAGCGCGTCACGGCGTTCATGGATGCCTACGTCTACCCGGCCGAAGCGGTGTTCGAGCGCCAGGTAGCGGAAGGTGATCGCTGGCAGCCCACGGCCATCATGGAAGAACTCAAGGCCAAGGCAAAAGCCGAGGGCTTGTGGAACCTGTTCCTGCCGGAATCCGAACTGGGTGCCGGCCTGACCAACCTGGAATACGCGCCGCTGGCGGAAATCATGGGACGTTCGTTGCTGGGGCCGGAGCCGTTCAACTGCTCGGCGCCGGACACTGGCAACATGGAAGTCCTCGTGCGCTACGCCAATGAAGAACAGAAGCAACGCTGGCTCGAGCCGCTGCTGCGGGGCGAGATTCGCTCGGCCTTCGCCATGACCGAGCCGGACGTCGCCTCTTCGGACGCCACCAACATGGCCGCCCGCGCCGAGCGCGATGGCGATCAATGGGTGATCAACGGCAAGAAATGGTGGACTTCAGGTGCCTGCGATCCGCGCTGCAAGATCCTGATCTTCATGGGCTTGAGCAACCCCGACGCGCCACGCCATGCCCAGCACTCGATGATCCTGGTGCCGGTGGACACCCCCGGGGTAAAAATCGTCCGGCCATTGCCGGTGTTCGGCTACGACGATGCGCCCCATGGTCATGCCGAAGTGCTGTTCGATAACGTGCGGGTGCCGTACGAAAACGTCCTGCTGGGTGAAGGCCGCGGCTTTGAGATTGCCCAGGGGCGCCTGGGCCCGGGGCGGATTCACCATTGCATGCGCTCGATCGGCATGGCGGAACGCGCCTTGGAATTGATGTGCCAGCGCGCCGTCAGCCGCACCGCATTCGGCAAACCGCTTGCACGCCTGGGCGGTAACATCGACAAGATCGCCGATTCGCGGATGGAAATCGACATGGCGCGCCTGCTGACCTTGAAGGCGGCGTACATGATGGACACCGTCGGTAATAAAGTGGCGAAGAGTGAAATTGCCCAGATCAAGGTCGTTGCGCCTAACGTGGCCTTGAAAGTCATCGACCGGGCGATCCAGATCCACGGCGGCGCCGGGGTTTCCAACGATTTCCCGCTGGCCTATATGTATGCCATGCAACGCACCTTGCGCCTGGCCGACGGCCCGGATGAAGTCCACCGCGCTGCTATCGGCAAGTTCGAGATCGGCAAATATGTGCCCAAGGAGATGCTGCGTAGCGGGCGCTGA
- a CDS encoding isocitrate lyase/PEP mutase family protein, which yields MSRLSHQDLRRSFRQLLASKTCYHTASVFDPMSARIAADLGFEVGILGGSVASLQVLGAPDFALITLSEFAEQATRIGRVAQLPFIADADHGYGNALNVMRTIIELERAGVAALTIEDTLLPAQFGRKSTDLISVAEGVGKIRAALEARVDSEMAIIARTNAGILPVQEIISRTRQYERAGADGICMVGVQDFEHLEQISENLNVPLMLVTYGNPLLRDDKRLAELGVRVTIDGHGAYFAAIKATYDSLREQRQIFTQASDLSATELTHTYTQPEEYIRWAEEYMSVKE from the coding sequence ATGTCCAGGCTTTCCCATCAAGATTTGCGTCGCAGCTTTCGCCAATTGCTGGCTTCCAAGACCTGCTATCACACCGCCTCGGTGTTTGATCCGATGTCGGCGCGCATCGCCGCTGACCTGGGTTTCGAAGTGGGCATCCTGGGGGGCTCGGTGGCGTCGTTGCAGGTATTGGGCGCGCCGGACTTCGCATTGATCACCCTCAGTGAATTTGCCGAGCAGGCGACTCGCATTGGCCGCGTGGCCCAGTTGCCGTTCATTGCCGACGCCGACCATGGCTACGGCAACGCACTGAACGTGATGCGTACCATCATCGAACTCGAGCGCGCTGGCGTGGCTGCGCTGACTATCGAAGACACCTTGCTGCCAGCCCAGTTTGGCCGCAAATCCACCGACCTGATCAGCGTGGCCGAAGGCGTCGGCAAGATCCGCGCGGCATTGGAGGCACGGGTCGATTCGGAAATGGCGATCATTGCCCGCACCAATGCCGGGATCCTGCCGGTCCAGGAAATCATCAGCCGCACCCGGCAATACGAACGGGCCGGCGCGGACGGGATCTGCATGGTGGGCGTGCAAGACTTCGAGCATTTGGAACAGATCAGCGAAAACCTGAACGTCCCCTTGATGCTCGTGACCTATGGCAATCCGTTGCTGCGGGATGATAAACGCCTGGCCGAACTGGGCGTTCGCGTCACGATCGATGGCCACGGCGCCTATTTTGCGGCGATCAAGGCCACCTATGACAGCCTGCGGGAGCAGCGTCAGATCTTTACCCAGGCATCAGACCTGAGCGCCACCGAACTGACCCACACCTACACCCAGCCCGAGGAATATATCCGTTGGGCCGAGGAATACATGAGCGTCAAGGAGTGA
- the astA gene encoding arginine N-succinyltransferase produces the protein MIVRPVALTDLPALLDLARCAGPGFTSLPANEERLAHRLRWAQRTFAGQVERADADYLFVLEDDDRQVVGISALTGAVGVREPWYNYRVGVTVSSAPELGIQRQIPTLFLNNEMTGQSEICSLFLRPEQRRGHNGRLLSLARLLFVAEFPSLFGEKLIAELRGHADAQGRSPFWDSLGRHFFQKDFSYADQLSGMGNKSFIAELMPRQPLYTCLLTEQAQAVIGKAHPNTEPALKILSAEGFAHKGYIDIFDGGPVVEAPVSKIRSVRDSQPLTLAIGTPDEQAPTWLIHNRRLENCRVTSARAHQHGHSLLVDRVTAKRLQVQPGDTVRAVTLPWQGQRAVAA, from the coding sequence ATGATCGTCCGTCCCGTCGCCCTGACAGACCTGCCTGCGTTACTGGACCTGGCCCGCTGCGCCGGCCCGGGCTTCACCAGCTTGCCGGCCAACGAGGAGCGCCTGGCGCATCGCCTGCGCTGGGCCCAGCGTACCTTCGCCGGACAGGTCGAACGGGCTGATGCCGACTACCTGTTTGTGCTCGAGGACGATGATCGGCAAGTGGTAGGCATAAGTGCGCTGACCGGGGCCGTCGGGGTTCGCGAACCCTGGTACAACTATCGCGTCGGCGTGACGGTCAGTTCAGCGCCTGAACTGGGCATCCAGCGGCAGATCCCGACATTGTTCCTCAACAATGAAATGACCGGGCAATCGGAAATCTGCTCGTTGTTCCTGCGGCCCGAGCAGCGTCGGGGCCATAACGGCCGGCTGCTGTCCTTGGCGCGCTTGTTGTTCGTCGCCGAGTTCCCCAGCCTGTTTGGCGAAAAGCTGATTGCCGAACTGCGCGGCCACGCCGATGCACAGGGCCGCTCGCCTTTTTGGGACAGCCTGGGGAGGCACTTCTTCCAGAAGGATTTCAGCTACGCCGATCAGCTGTCCGGCATGGGTAACAAATCATTCATCGCCGAATTGATGCCGCGTCAGCCGCTGTATACCTGCCTGCTCACCGAACAAGCCCAGGCCGTGATTGGCAAGGCTCACCCCAACACCGAACCGGCCTTGAAAATCCTCAGTGCCGAGGGTTTCGCCCATAAGGGATACATTGATATTTTCGACGGCGGCCCGGTGGTCGAGGCGCCGGTGTCGAAGATCCGTAGCGTGCGCGACAGCCAGCCGCTGACGCTGGCGATCGGTACACCGGACGAACAGGCCCCGACCTGGCTGATTCATAACCGACGCCTGGAAAACTGCCGCGTCACCAGCGCCCGCGCCCATCAACACGGCCATAGCCTGCTCGTCGACCGCGTCACCGCCAAACGCCTGCAAGTGCAGCCGGGCGACACCGTACGCGCCGTGACATTGCCCTGGCAGGGACAACGAGCGGTTGCAGCGTAA